Below is a window of Salvia splendens isolate huo1 unplaced genomic scaffold, SspV2 ctg709, whole genome shotgun sequence DNA.
tttaataaatactagtagatgttttaatttaaaataaatttttacaaTATGCTTCAAATATAGTAATCAAATTCTATTAAAAATTTACTATGTTTTCCTAAAAAACATAGTTTAATGGCATTTCTGAAAATCTACTTTCCATTGTAGATAATGAATAAATATATGTTTATAATTTGTattccgcaaataggagtcaaTGCTTTAATCTGGATTTATAAGTGTTAATTACTTTTGATGAGATGGATTTAACGACGGAGTAGGAATAACATAATTATATATGGAGATTTGATagttatttttaggatttaaaatataataaggGGCAATTTAGTACtaaaataatatgaataataaaataatcggtTCAAATGAAATCGGTTTGGTTCAATTATAAATTGAAGGCATGAAGTTTGTATGTAGGTATTATGTATGTTTATATTTTCGTAATTAAAGAAGGTGGAGCTGCTGAATTTGGAAGTGGTGATTCCACAAAATTGAGACTCAGACAACCTTAGATCGTTGACCATGTCTGTTTTTTCCCGCgtttatcaaataaaaatatgtcATTTCTATGATTCTTTACTTTGCTCCGTCCCAACTTCATCTCTTTCTTGTTCAATTCACCTAACACTGACCCATTCAATTCCCTGTCATCAACTCCAACATCAACTCATACATACCTTTTCAACTCCCTCTCCCTCTAAACCCCGTTTCTCTCTTTCATGTCTACGCTCTTACCATTATCCGCCATGATTCCCACCCGTCTTCTCCTGCTCCTTGCCCTTCTCCCAATCTGCCTCTGCCAATCTCTCCAAGGTCACTATAATTTgattattagttttttttatttttgcatcTTATTTGTGATAAATTGTGATTCTTGATTGATTTTGGACATGGCTCTTTTCGAAATCTAGATGGAATTTGATCTCACTATGCTTTTCCTGTTAAAAATCGGATCTTTATGCTTCCTTTAGGGTTTCTCCTTTCAACTAGTGTTTGTATAGGTTCAGTATTTAAAATGATTAACTGTAAATTAATGCATTTTACACGAAATTTCACCCATTTTGTGGTATCACTTTTCAAATATTGCAACAGATAATAAGGGGTGTTAAAAGTGTTGTTAAAATTGCAAAATGGATGAAAGTTCAAGCACTAGTATTTAGCCCTATTGAAATGAGAAATTATTGGATTtatttatgtatgttttttcagGTGTGTTGATTGACTGTGGTGCTGATGTTGGATCGGTGATCAATGGCTTGGAATGGCTGCCGGATTCCGGCTACATATCAGCAGGGAGTTCCAAGGTCATTGCAAGAGAGGATCTGGTCCAGACACTCTTCACCGTCCGATCGTTCCCTCTCTCAAACAACGTTTTCAAGAAGTTCTGCTACGAAATTCCTGTGGATGGAACCAAGAAGTATTTGGTTAGAACAACTTACTACTATGGTGGAGTGAATGGCAATACCAATCCACCGGTGTTTGATCAGATTGTGGATGGGACATTGTGGAGGGTGGTGAACACAACTGAGGATTATTTGAGGCGGGAAGCATCTTACTATGAAGGTGTCTTTATGCCTACCGGGAAGAATCTGAGTGTGTGTGTGGCTGGGAACACGTATACGGATTCAGACCCTTTTATATCTGCTCTTGAGGTTGTGCCTTTGTGGGATCAGTTGTATAATTCCACAGATTTTCGGGCTCATGCTTTGAGCTTGGTGGCTAGGCATAGTTTTGGATACGATGGACCTGTTTTCGGGTGAGTACTTGACTTCTTTTCTGCatttggtttttgatttttttttatgaatcatTGTTTAGTACTGAAATGGTGTTTTTGGTCAATTTCTTTGTgttattgaaatattttgaaTGAGGTTGCTGATCTTAGTCTTATTGTATGTGTTATATTTGATTAGGAAATATAATTGAAGATTTGATTATATTgaacaaatataaatattcaGGTGGATGGTGGTGTTTTGgtgatagttcttgagttctcTTATTATCAGCCTAGCTATGGTAGAAATTGTATTTGTGATTTCTGAAATGAGTGaagaatctttttttttttgtgtatctCTCATATGGTTGAAGCATTGATTCTattgaacaaataaaaatttgtaGGTGGATTGTAATTATGTGCTCTGATCTTTACATTGTTCTAGTTTTACTTAGAATAGGAATTATTGAAACTACATTCTTGATTTTTGCATAATTGGGTTTTTCAGTAATAGTGTAATAATTCAACATTATTTACTTCATAGTGTTGTAACTCATTCATTTCCCTTGCTAAACGTATGCATACGAACTTCACCAGATATCCCGATGATCAGTTCAATCGCTACTGGCAGCCGTTCGGAGCAGATGCGTTCCCCCTATCAAATCCACAAGACCTTGCTGTTTCTGGCATCTGGAACCTTCCTCCGCAGAAAGTGTTTCATACACGACTGTCAAAGAGCCTTGTCGAGCCTCTGACGCTGAACTGGCCCCCCGGCCCTCTACCTGGTGGAGTAAATTACTCCATTGCTCTTTACTTTGCTGACGATCATGCCTCCGACTCAAACAACTCTAGGGCGATGGACATAACCATAAACAGTGTCCCTTATTACCGTAACTTGATCAGAACTCCAGTTGGTCTTGTGGTATTTTCGAGCCAGTGGCCTCTTGCTGGAATCACAAATCTGACCTTGACTCCTGCACCCGGCTCGACTGCCGGTCCTCTGATCAACGCTGGAGAGGTCTATCAAGTGATTCCCTCAGGAGGGAAGACTCTCGCCCGTGATGGTATGATCCGCTCCTATGCAATAATCCGTATATCAATGCTTCCTTCAACtgagatttcaatttttttttccacagtGATTGCTATGATAGACTTAAGAAATCATTTCCACAACGCTCCAGCTGATTGGAGTGGCGATCCATGTCTGCCAAGTCGGTATACATGGACTGGAGTCACTTGCTCCTACGGACCTAGAATTCGTATACTCTCTCTGTGAGTAGGATCTTACTATATACTGTATATGTTTATCCCGTGATAATCAAACAGAGTCAAGCTTACTCCTCTCTTTCCCGATTGCTGCACAGGAATCTGACGAGCATGGGGCTTGTGGGATTGATCTCACCTCGCATTTCTAGGCTGACTGCACTGTCTAGCATGTGAGTGAATTTCTAAATACACAGTTCTATCCATGTCTTCTCGTTGTTGGGACATTGATGGCTTCTCGTTTTCGACAGCTTGCTGGGAAACAACAGCTTGTCAGGAACCATTCCAGACCTCAGTTCATTGAAGGCAGTGCAGAATTTGTGAGTGAAACTCAGCACATTTAGATTGTGTTCCTTTTCCGTCCTCAAGTCAAACACGAACCGTTTCTGTTTCAGGCATCTGCAGGACAATCGTCTAGGTGGAATCATTCCTCCGTCTTTGGGGAGCTTGCAGAACCTACGCGAAGTGTAAGTTTGAATCCCACCAACGTGTTAATCTCTCTTGAAAATATTGGAACAAAATCTGATTCTGGTTTTCGTTGCACAGCTTCTTGCAGAACAACAATCTAACGGGTCAAGTTCCGCCCAATCtaaaaggaaaagaaggattgGCACTGAGGTAACTGTCTAGTCTAGCCTTTCTACCACGCCCCGTCTGATCAATCCAACGTGTCTTTTCTTATCCAGGTACACGCCGGGGAATCCTTTGCTGATTCTGCCACCATGAGATCGTCACTCCACCAACATTCGCCTGGTCGTAAACTGCGATGATCAGATCAAatgtacattattttttttttgtaaagaaaAAGATGAATTGTTTGAATGTTTTGAGCAGAGTCTTAGGATTGCTAGCCATATTTTGAGCACATAGTAAGCTTCTCAAATCTCAATCAAccttgtaaaattaaaagtagaATAAACTACAGCTGTTTCTCGTGATAatgattgattaattattgtttgttttaatttactTAATTGCTTTATGGTTTTTAGTTTTTACTTAGTAAAATTGCATTGACAATGACAGGTTACATAAGGTGATAATAAGGACATAGTTTTATTTTAGTGTTTTGCCGTTTCCCCAAGTAAGTTAAAAAGAT
It encodes the following:
- the LOC121791050 gene encoding probable LRR receptor-like serine/threonine-protein kinase At1g67720 isoform X1; amino-acid sequence: MSTLLPLSAMIPTRLLLLLALLPICLCQSLQGVLIDCGADVGSVINGLEWLPDSGYISAGSSKVIAREDLVQTLFTVRSFPLSNNVFKKFCYEIPVDGTKKYLVRTTYYYGGVNGNTNPPVFDQIVDGTLWRVVNTTEDYLRREASYYEGVFMPTGKNLSVCVAGNTYTDSDPFISALEVVPLWDQLYNSTDFRAHALSLVARHSFGYDGPVFGYPDDQFNRYWQPFGADAFPLSNPQDLAVSGIWNLPPQKVFHTRLSKSLVEPLTLNWPPGPLPGGVNYSIALYFADDHASDSNNSRAMDITINSVPYYRNLIRTPVGLVVFSSQWPLAGITNLTLTPAPGSTAGPLINAGEVYQVIPSGGKTLARDVIAMIDLRNHFHNAPADWSGDPCLPSRYTWTGVTCSYGPRIRILSLNLTSMGLVGLISPRISRLTALSSILLGNNSLSGTIPDLSSLKAVQNLHLQDNRLGGIIPPSLGSLQNLREVFLQNNNLTGQVPPNLKGKEGLALRYTPGNPLLILPP
- the LOC121791050 gene encoding probable LRR receptor-like serine/threonine-protein kinase At1g67720 isoform X2 codes for the protein MSTLLPLSAMIPTRLLLLLALLPICLCQSLQGVLIDCGADVGSVINGLEWLPDSGYISAGSSKVIAREDLVQTLFTVRSFPLSNNVFKKFCYEIPVDGTKKYLVRTTYYYGGVNGNTNPPVFDQIVDGTLWRVVNTTEDYLRREASYYEGVFMPTGKNLSVCVAGNTYTDSDPFISALEVVPLWDQLYNSTDFRAHALSLVARHSFGYDGPVFGYPDDQFNRYWQPFGADAFPLSNPQDLAVSGIWNLPPQKVFHTRLSKSLVEPLTLNWPPGPLPGGVNYSIALYFADDHASDSNNSRAMDITINSVPYYRNLIRTPVGLVVFSSQWPLAGITNLTLTPAPGSTAGPLINAGEVYQVIPSGGKTLARDVIAMIDLRNHFHNAPADWSGDPCLPSRYTWTGVTCSYGPRIRILSLNLTSMGLVGLISPRISRLTALSSILLGNNSLSGTIPDLSSLKAVQNLHLQDNRLGGIIPPSLGSLQNLREVFLQNNNLTGQVPPNLKGKEGLALR